CAGGGAGGGGCTCGCCCACCAGGGTATGGGCAAAGAAATTTTCATCGCGCATCAAATCATCGAGGGCGATATTGGTGGTGTAGCCGCCATAGCAATGCTGCATCACGTGGACGGCGGCAGGATCTAGGTCAACCTCGCGCAGAAAGTCGGTGACTCGAACGCCTGTCCAGGTGACATCCAGTTTTGACCAGGTGGTCACACAATGGAAGTCAGCGGTGAATTCGGTTTGGGGCATCGCCATCACGTCATCCCAGCTCAACGTTGTGGCGGTCGCTAGTCCCCAAATCTTAAACTCCCAATCGTCGATGGCAATCTGCGGCGTCGATCCGTAGGTGAGCACCGGAAACCCCTTGGCTAAATGTTGCCCCGGCGGCACACGATCTTGTTGATCAGCGGTGGGTTTTGAAAAGAATGTTCCAGCCATGGCGATCGCTTGTTGAGGAGGACAACGGGTATCTACCCTGATCTAGTTGTAGCGCGATCGGGTGACGGAGGGATCATTGCCGGCCCATGAAAAAACG
This sequence is a window from Candidatus Obscuribacterales bacterium. Protein-coding genes within it:
- a CDS encoding sulfite oxidase-like oxidoreductase, with the translated sequence MAGTFFSKPTADQQDRVPPGQHLAKGFPVLTYGSTPQIAIDDWEFKIWGLATATTLSWDDVMAMPQTEFTADFHCVTTWSKLDVTWTGVRVTDFLREVDLDPAAVHVMQHCYGGYTTNIALDDLMRDENFFAHTLVGEPLPADHGGPLRLVVPHLYAWKSAKWINGLEFLDQPALGFWERNGYHHRGDPWAVQRYSDRP